GAGAAAATACACATATCGGAACTAATGCGACGGTCATACAGGGAATAAAAGTTGGATCAAACGCGTTTGTCGGTGCAGGCAGTGTCGTGCTGAAGGATATTCCGGATAAAGTGCGCGTTGTGGGTGTCCCGGCACGGGAAATCAATTAAAAGGAAGCAATCAAATGAGTGTTTTTATCATCGCCGAAGCAGGCGTCAATCATAATGGTAGTCTAAAACGGGCAAAAGAAATGATCCTTAAAGCCAGAGAATCTGGGGCTGATGCCATCAAGTTTCAGACCTTTAAATCTGAAAGGCTGGTTTCCACATTTGCTGAGAAAGCAGCATATCAGATTAAAAATACTGGTAGTGCCGATGAAAGCCAGCTGGAAATGGTCAAAAAGCTGGAATTAAGCTTTGATGATTTTCGGGAGCTTCAGGCTTTCTCAAAAGAAAAAGGCATTCAGTTTTTGTCCACCCCCTTTGATCTTGAAAGCATTGACTTTTTAAACCAGCTGGATATGCCATTCTGGAAACTGCCGTCAGGCGAAGTTACAAACTATCCCTATCTGGTTAAGATCGCCCAGACCCATAAAGCTATTGTCATGTCCACCGGCATGTGTACCTTGGATGAAATCAGAGAAGCCCTCGCTGTGCTAAGAGAGAACGGTGCGCGTAAAATATCTCTTTTACACTGTAATACCGAGTATCCGACGCCCATGGAGGATGTCAATCTTAAAGCGATGGAAACCTTAAAAAAAGCATTTGGCACACCCATGGGCTATTCCGACCATACAAAAGGCATTGAGGTTCCTATTGCGGCGGTTGCCGTGGGAGCAACGATTATCGAAAAGCATTTTACCTTAGACCGCAGCATGGAAGGACCCGACCACAAAGCCAGCCTGGAACCATCCGAGCTCAAGGCGATGGTTCAGGCTATCCGCAATATCGAAAAAGCCGTTGGAACCGGGGATAAAAAGCCAACACCTTCAGAGATTAAAAATATGGCGATTGCCCGAAAGAGTATTGTCGCCAGCCAGCCCATTAAAAAGGGAGAGGTTTTTACAGAACAAAACATTACCACCAAACGCCCCGGAACTGGCATCAGCGCCATGCGGTGGCGCCAGGTTCTCGGTCAGAAAGCAACACGTGACTTTGCAGAGGATGAGTTGATTGAAGTATGAAAAAAATATGTATTGTTACCGCAACACGGGCAGAGTATGGCCTTTTAAGTCCTATTATCAAAAAATTGGATCAAAATCCCTGTTTTGATGTACGAGTTGTCGCAACAGGGGCCCATCTCTCGCCAGAGTTTGGTTTAACCTACCGTGAAATTGAAAAAGATAAGATTGTCATTGATCAGAAAATCGAGATTCTCATGAGTTCTGACACGCCAGTTTCCATCTCCAAAAGCATGGGTCTGGCCATGATCAGCTTTGCAGAGTATTTTAACCGTACCAATCCTGATATGCTCATTGTTTTAGGTGACCGTTACGAAACC
This region of Eubacterium sp. 1001713B170207_170306_E7 genomic DNA includes:
- the neuB gene encoding N-acetylneuraminate synthase codes for the protein MSVFIIAEAGVNHNGSLKRAKEMILKARESGADAIKFQTFKSERLVSTFAEKAAYQIKNTGSADESQLEMVKKLELSFDDFRELQAFSKEKGIQFLSTPFDLESIDFLNQLDMPFWKLPSGEVTNYPYLVKIAQTHKAIVMSTGMCTLDEIREALAVLRENGARKISLLHCNTEYPTPMEDVNLKAMETLKKAFGTPMGYSDHTKGIEVPIAAVAVGATIIEKHFTLDRSMEGPDHKASLEPSELKAMVQAIRNIEKAVGTGDKKPTPSEIKNMAIARKSIVASQPIKKGEVFTEQNITTKRPGTGISAMRWRQVLGQKATRDFAEDELIEV